The window CAGGTCGCGGAACAGGTTAAACAGCAACAGCAGCAAATGCGCGGCCAGTAACCATGCTCAGTCTGGAGACGCTCGATCTGCTGCTGGCGATCACCGAAGGCGAGATGATCGAGGAGATGATCGTCGGCATGCTGGCCGCGCCGCAGCTGTCGGTATTCTTTAAAAAGTTTCCGGCCCTTCGCCGGGCGCTGGATCGCGATCTGCCGCGTTGGAAGCTGCAGCTTAAGGAACGTCTGCAGGAGGCGATGGTGCCGCCGGCGCTGGCGCAGGAATTTTACCGCTACCAACAGTGCCAGTTGGAGAACAACACCCAGTTTTATCACAACCTCAACGACACGATGGAACTGCTGCGCCAGCTGGTCTCGCCGTTTTATGAACAGGCGCGCGCGCTGGTGGACGCCGCCGATCTGCCCAATCACCCGCTTGACGACAGCTTTCAAACCCTGTTTCTGCAGCGCTGGCGCATCAGCCTGACGCTGCAAGCCACCATGCTGCACCACCAGTTGCTGGAACAAGAGCGCGAGCAGCTGATGGCGGAGCTGCAGGAGCGCCTGGCGCTGAGCGGCGCGCTGGAGCCGCTGCTGTCGGAAAATGACACCGCCGCCGGCAGGCTGTGGGATATGAGCAAAGGCCAGCTGCAGCGTGGCGATTACCAGCGGCTGGTGGAGTACGGCAACTTTTTGCAGCAGCAGCCGGAGCTGAAAAAGCTGGCGCAACAGCTGGGCCGCAGCTATCAGGCCAAGGCGGTGCAGCAACAGGACGCGCAGCCGGAGCCGTTCAGGGTCATGGTGCAGGTGCCGGCCACGCTGCCGGAAGAAGTGAGCGGCATTCATCAGAGCGACGACATCCTGCGCCTGCTGCCGCCGGAGCTGGCGACACTGGGGATTGAAGAGCTGGAATTCGAGTTCTACCGCCGCCTGTTGGAAAAGCGGCTGCTGAGCTACCGTCTGCAGGGCGACGTCTGGCAGGAACAGATCCTGATCCGCCAGGTCACTCACCAGCAGCAGGATCAACAGCCGCGCGGGCCGTTTATCGTCTGCGTGGACACCTCCGGATCGATGGGCGGTTTCAACGAACAGTGCGCCAAGGCCTTCTGTCTGGCGCTGCTGCGCATTGCGCTGGCGGACAACCGCCGCTGCTACATCATGCTGTTCGCCAACCAGATCGTACATTACGAACTCACCGCCGCCAGCGGCATTGAGCAGGCGGTGCGTTTTCTCGGCCAGCAGTTTCGCGGCGGCACCGATCTGGCGGCCTGCCTGAACGCCACCGTCACCAAAATGGCGGAGAGCGGCTGGTTCGATGCCGATGCGGTGATCATTTCTGATTTTATCGCCCAGCGGTTGCCGGAGGAGGTAATAAAGAAGGTGAAACAGCAGCAACAAAGCCACCAGCAACGTTTTCACGCGGTGGCGATGTCCGCCTATGGCAAACCCGGCATCATGCGCATCTTCGATCATATCTGGCGCTTTGATACCGGGTTGAAAAGCCGTTTGATGCGCCGCTGGCGGCGCTAGGCGGTTAGAGCAGGCCTTCGACCGCGCCGCGCACTTCCGGCGACCACACGCCGCACTGCACCTGGCCGATATGCGACAGCTGCAACAGCAGCATCACCAGACGCGACTGACCGATGCCGCCGCCGATGGTCTGCGGCATATCGCCGCGCAGCAGCGACTGGTGCCATTCCAGCTTCATGCGCTCTTCATCGCCGGTCAGCGCCAGCTGATGTTTCAGCGCCGCGGCGTCGACGCGGATGCCCATGGAAGACAGCTCGAAAGCGTCCTGCAGCACCGGGTTCCACACCACGATATCGCCGTTCAGGCCCGCCAGGCCATCCGCCGTCGGCGTAGTCCAGTCATCATAATCCGGCGCACGCACATCGTGCGATTTGCCATGCGACAGCTTGCCGCCGATGCCGATCAGGAACACCGCGCCCAATTCTTTGGCAATCGCCCGCTCACGCCCTTTGGCGTCCAGATCCGGATAGCGCTGCAGCAGGGTTTCGCTGTGCACGAAGTGGATCTGTTCCGGCAGGAATGGGGTCAGGCCATGCTCACGGCTGACTTCCGCCTCCGTCGCCTTGATCGCAGCGTAAATGCTGCGCACGGTGTTTTTCAGGTAGTCCAGGCTGCGCTCACCGTCGCCCATCACCCGCTCCCAGTCCCACTGATCGACGTACACCGAGTGGATTGGCGTCAGACGGTCTTCATCCGGGCGCAGCGCCTTCATATGGGTATACAGGCCTTCGCCGGCACCGAAATCGTAGCTGCCCAGGGTTTTGCGTTTCCATTTCGCCAACGAATGCACCACTTCGAAGGTGGCGTCCGGCAAGGTTTTGACTTTGACCTGCACCGCTTTCTCGCTGCCGGAAAGGTTATCCTGCGTGCCGTCGCCCAGGCGGCTAAGGATCGGAGCCTGCACTTCGATCAGACCGAGCTGTTGCTCCAGCTGGCGGGAGAAGAAGGATTTGACCTGGCTGATTTGTTGTTGTTTTTGGATAAACTGTTTTTTCATTGCCGTATCTCTTGTAAACCTGTCTCTGTTGCCATCGATTAAGCAACAAAATGACACGACTATTCAATATCCATTAATCAATATTGCCTTTTCACTTTTAATCGTTCATTTTTACCCGGACAGAATTCAACAATCGTTAATTAATGGGGGATTAAATGGCGGAAATTTATCAGATCGATAATCTCGATCGCGGCATCCTCAACGCCCTGATGGACAATGCGCGCACACCGTACGCCGAACTGGCGAAAAACTTCGCCGTCAGCCCCGGCACTATTCATGTGCGGGTGGAGAAGATGAAGCAGGCCGGGATCATCACCGGCGCGCGCATCGACGTCAGCCCCAAACAGCTGGGCTACGACGTGTGCTGCTTTATCGGCATCATCTTAAAGAGCGCCAAGGATTACCCTTCGGCGCTGAAGAAGCTGGAAAGCCTGGAAGAAGTGGTGGAAGCCTATTACACCACCGGCCACTACAGCGTCTTTATTAAGGTAATGTGCCGATCGATCGACGCGTTGCAACAGGTACTTATCAACAAGATCCAGACCATCGACGAGATCCAGTCTACCGAAACGCTGATCTCGCTGCAGAACCCCATTATGCGCACCATCGTGCCGTAACCCGCCAAATTGCATACCCACATTATCCACAGGTAGATCCCAGCCGATTCACAGCGTACAATGCAGCCACTTTGAGTGAGAAGGTTGGGATCGTTGGTTCATGGCAGACATTACTCTGATCAGTGGCAGTACGCTTGGCAGCGCCGAATACGTGGCTGAACATTTGGCTGAAAAGCTGGAAGACGCGGGTTTCTCTACCGAGATGCTGCACGGCCCTGAACTGGATGAACTGCCGTTGACCGGCCGCTGGCTGGTGGTCTCTTCCACGCACGGCGCCGGCGAACTGCCGGATAACCTTCAACCGCTGCTGGAACAGATCGCTGAGCAGCAGCCGGATCTTTCCGAGGTGCAGTTCGGCGCCGTCGGTTTGGGCAGTTCGGAATACGACACCTTCTGCGGCGCGATCAAACAGATCGACGATCTGTTGATCGCCAGAGGCGCTAAAAGGATCGGCGATCGTCTTGAGATCGACGTGACCGAGCATGAAATTCCCGAGGATCCGGCCGAGGAATGGGTAAAAAACTGGATTAATTTACTCTAATTCGTCTAAAGATCGCGCGAACGATTGTGGATAACTAAGCTTAAAAGCAGGGTAAAAGCCGTAGTTATCCCAATAACAACCGTAGAGCGCTTTTTGTCCTGTGCATAACAAGCCTTTTAGATCCCAGCTTATCTGCGTCGGGATCACCGATCATTCACAGCAAACGATCCTCCTTAATCTGCTGATCTTCATCGTGAATAGTCACTTATCCACAGAGGATCGCGATCCTAATAAGAGATCTAATAAAGAGATCTTTAAATAAAAAAGATCTTCTTTTAATTACCGACGATCCGGACCACTTGGTCGATCGTCTAAACTTGAGTAGAATCCCCGACCCCAGGGCAAATACGATCGTTCGCAATACGGCGAGGTGCAGTTCCATGTTTTATCCAGATCAATTTGACGTCATCATCATCGGTGGTGGCCATGCAGGTACCGAGGCCGCCATGGCCGCGGCGCGCATGGGACGTCAGACTTTATTATTGACACACAATATCGATACGCTGGGACAGATGTCTTGTAACCCGGCGATTGGCGGTATTGGTAAAGGGCATCTGGTTAAGGAAATTGATGCGCTCGGCGGCTTGATGGCGACAGCGATCGACCATGCCGGCATCCAGTTTAGGATACTAAACGCCAGTAAAGGCCCTGCCGTTCGCGCCACTCGCGCTCAGGCGGATCGCGTCTTGTATCGCCAGGCGATCCGTACCGCGTTGGAGAACCAGCCCAACCTGATGATCTTCCAACAGCCGGTTGAGGATCTGATCGTCGAAAACGATCGCGTAGTCGGCGCCGTCACCCAAATGGGCCTGAAATTCCGCGCCAAGGCGGTGGTATTGACCGTAGGCACCTTCCTGGACGGCAAGATCCATATCGGCCTGGAGAATTACAGCGGCGGCCGCGCCGGGGATCCTCCTTCGATCTCGCTGTCGCAGCGTTTGCGTGAACTGCCGCTGCGCGTTAACCGCTTGAAAACCGGTACGCCGCCGCGCATCGACGCCCGCACTATCGATTTCAGCGTACTGGCGCCGCAACACGGCGACACGCCGGTGCCGGTATTCTCGTTCCTGGGCGATGCCAGCCAGCACCCGGAACAAATGGCGTGCTACATCACCCACACCAATGAAAAAACCCATGACGTGATCCGCAATAACCTCGATCGCAGCCCGATGTATGCCGGGATCATCGAAGGGATCGGTCCACGTTACTGCCCGTCGATCGAAGACAAGGTCATGCGTTTTGCCGATCGCAACGCGCACCAGATCTTCCTTGAGCCG of the Serratia marcescens subsp. marcescens ATCC 13880 genome contains:
- the viaA gene encoding ATPase RavA stimulator ViaA; translated protein: MLSLETLDLLLAITEGEMIEEMIVGMLAAPQLSVFFKKFPALRRALDRDLPRWKLQLKERLQEAMVPPALAQEFYRYQQCQLENNTQFYHNLNDTMELLRQLVSPFYEQARALVDAADLPNHPLDDSFQTLFLQRWRISLTLQATMLHHQLLEQEREQLMAELQERLALSGALEPLLSENDTAAGRLWDMSKGQLQRGDYQRLVEYGNFLQQQPELKKLAQQLGRSYQAKAVQQQDAQPEPFRVMVQVPATLPEEVSGIHQSDDILRLLPPELATLGIEELEFEFYRRLLEKRLLSYRLQGDVWQEQILIRQVTHQQQDQQPRGPFIVCVDTSGSMGGFNEQCAKAFCLALLRIALADNRRCYIMLFANQIVHYELTAASGIEQAVRFLGQQFRGGTDLAACLNATVTKMAESGWFDADAVIISDFIAQRLPEEVIKKVKQQQQSHQQRFHAVAMSAYGKPGIMRIFDHIWRFDTGLKSRLMRRWRR
- the asnA gene encoding aspartate--ammonia ligase translates to MKKQFIQKQQQISQVKSFFSRQLEQQLGLIEVQAPILSRLGDGTQDNLSGSEKAVQVKVKTLPDATFEVVHSLAKWKRKTLGSYDFGAGEGLYTHMKALRPDEDRLTPIHSVYVDQWDWERVMGDGERSLDYLKNTVRSIYAAIKATEAEVSREHGLTPFLPEQIHFVHSETLLQRYPDLDAKGRERAIAKELGAVFLIGIGGKLSHGKSHDVRAPDYDDWTTPTADGLAGLNGDIVVWNPVLQDAFELSSMGIRVDAAALKHQLALTGDEERMKLEWHQSLLRGDMPQTIGGGIGQSRLVMLLLQLSHIGQVQCGVWSPEVRGAVEGLL
- the asnC gene encoding transcriptional regulator AsnC; its protein translation is MAEIYQIDNLDRGILNALMDNARTPYAELAKNFAVSPGTIHVRVEKMKQAGIITGARIDVSPKQLGYDVCCFIGIILKSAKDYPSALKKLESLEEVVEAYYTTGHYSVFIKVMCRSIDALQQVLINKIQTIDEIQSTETLISLQNPIMRTIVP
- the mioC gene encoding FMN-binding protein MioC, whose product is MADITLISGSTLGSAEYVAEHLAEKLEDAGFSTEMLHGPELDELPLTGRWLVVSSTHGAGELPDNLQPLLEQIAEQQPDLSEVQFGAVGLGSSEYDTFCGAIKQIDDLLIARGAKRIGDRLEIDVTEHEIPEDPAEEWVKNWINLL